From a single Kitasatospora sp. NBC_00458 genomic region:
- the dnaE gene encoding DNA polymerase III subunit alpha, whose product MSDTFAHLHVHTEYSMLDGAAKNGKLFAEAERQGMPAIAMSDHGNMFGAYEFFHSAAKTGVKPIIGIEAYVAPGSRFEKKQVFWSPGGQRPSSDGEGGKDVSGGGRYTHMTMWAQNATGLRNLFKLSSLASMEGYYMKPRMDRELIAANASGIIATTGCPSGEVQTRLRLGQYEEAVKAAGAYQDIFGKENYFLELMDHDLSIERDVREDLLRLAKQLDIPLLATNDSHYVTADQADAHDSLLCVGVGKNKDDPNRFKFQGTGYYIKTAAEMRELFRELPEACDNTLAIAERIEPYDEVFNYVDRMPQFDVPEGETQASFLRKKIAIGLKARYGDSPSQEVLDRVELEMGVISPMGFDAYFLVVADICQYARDNGIPVGPGRGSAAGSMVSYLTRITELDPLEHDLLFERFLNPERINPPDVDIDFDDRQRDQMVRYVTDKYGSAYTAQVNTFGTIKAKAAVKDANRILGYPFAMGDRITKAMPPDVMGKGVPLADLFNESHSRYNEGTEIRALYANEPDVKKIIDTGLGIEGLIRGTGVHAAAVILSSTPLLELIPLHKRDKDGVIITGFDYPSCEAMGLIKMDFLGLRNLGIIDHCIKIVKANRGVDVDIEKIALDDPTTYQLLSRGDTLGVFQLDGGPMRALLRLMKPTEFADISAVSALYRPGPMGMNSHTNYALRKNAQQEIIPIHPELEAPLSEVLGPTYGLIVYQEQVQRAAQVLAGYSLGQADLLRRAMGKKKKEVLEKEFIPFQAGCRERGYSDEAIQAVWDVLVPFAGYAFNKSHSAAYGLVSYQTAYLKANYPAEYMAALLTSVADDKDKMAVYLAECRQMGIKILSPDVNESVVDFTAVGSDVRFGLKAVRNVGVPVIESLVKTRDEKGKYTSFPDFLDKVELVVCNKRTVDSLVKAGAFDSLGHTRLSLSTVHETAIDAVTGLKKQQAIGQDDLFGALESDAGSPAIGLDFQLTDREWPRKQLLSLEREMLGLYVSSHPLDGAEHILSRNRDTSIAELMGSGRTEGEVRLAGLITAVDRRINKAGNAWAIITLADRDGSVEVLFFPATYNLMADQMVEDNVISARGRLNERDGSLSIFGQEITTLDVSSAELGTKPPVQISIPIGKITPDVVSDLKLALQDHPGDVPVRLLTTGWDRSILYELGFLVNPENGLASDIKTLFGTQAWQGTV is encoded by the coding sequence GTGTCCGACACCTTCGCCCACCTGCATGTCCACACCGAGTACTCGATGCTGGACGGGGCAGCGAAGAACGGCAAGCTCTTCGCGGAGGCCGAGAGACAGGGCATGCCCGCCATCGCGATGAGCGACCACGGCAACATGTTCGGCGCCTACGAGTTCTTCCACAGCGCCGCCAAGACCGGCGTCAAGCCGATCATCGGCATCGAGGCGTACGTGGCACCCGGCTCGCGCTTCGAGAAGAAGCAGGTCTTCTGGTCGCCCGGCGGCCAGCGGCCGAGCTCGGACGGCGAGGGCGGCAAGGACGTCTCCGGCGGCGGCCGCTACACCCACATGACCATGTGGGCACAGAACGCCACCGGCCTGCGGAACCTCTTCAAGCTCTCCTCGCTCGCGTCGATGGAGGGCTACTACATGAAGCCCCGGATGGACCGCGAGCTGATCGCCGCCAACGCGTCCGGCATCATCGCCACCACCGGCTGCCCGTCCGGCGAGGTGCAGACCCGGCTGCGGCTCGGACAGTACGAGGAGGCGGTCAAGGCCGCCGGCGCCTACCAGGACATCTTCGGCAAGGAGAACTACTTCCTGGAGCTGATGGACCACGACCTGTCCATCGAGCGGGACGTCCGCGAGGACCTGCTGCGCCTCGCCAAGCAGCTGGACATCCCGCTGCTGGCCACCAACGACTCCCACTACGTCACCGCCGACCAGGCGGACGCGCACGACAGCCTGCTCTGCGTCGGCGTGGGCAAGAACAAGGACGACCCGAACCGCTTCAAGTTCCAGGGCACCGGCTACTACATCAAGACCGCCGCCGAGATGCGCGAGCTGTTCCGCGAGCTGCCGGAGGCCTGCGACAACACCCTCGCGATCGCCGAGCGGATCGAGCCGTACGACGAGGTCTTCAACTACGTCGACCGGATGCCCCAGTTCGACGTGCCCGAGGGCGAGACCCAGGCCTCGTTCCTCCGCAAGAAGATCGCCATCGGGCTCAAGGCGCGCTACGGGGACAGCCCGAGCCAGGAGGTCCTGGACCGGGTCGAGCTGGAGATGGGCGTCATCAGCCCGATGGGCTTCGACGCCTACTTCCTCGTGGTCGCGGACATCTGCCAGTACGCCCGCGACAACGGCATCCCGGTCGGCCCGGGCCGAGGCTCGGCGGCCGGCTCGATGGTCTCGTACCTGACCCGGATCACCGAGCTGGACCCGCTGGAGCACGACCTGCTGTTCGAGCGCTTCCTCAACCCCGAGCGCATCAACCCCCCGGACGTCGACATCGACTTCGACGACCGCCAGCGCGACCAGATGGTGCGCTACGTCACCGACAAGTACGGCTCCGCGTACACCGCCCAGGTGAACACCTTCGGCACCATCAAGGCCAAGGCCGCGGTCAAGGACGCCAACCGCATCCTGGGCTACCCCTTCGCGATGGGCGACCGGATCACCAAGGCCATGCCGCCGGACGTGATGGGCAAGGGCGTGCCCCTGGCGGACCTCTTCAACGAGAGCCACTCCCGCTACAACGAGGGCACCGAGATCCGGGCGCTGTACGCGAACGAGCCCGACGTCAAGAAGATCATCGACACCGGCCTGGGCATCGAGGGCCTGATCCGCGGCACCGGCGTGCACGCCGCCGCCGTCATCCTCTCCTCCACCCCGCTGCTCGAACTGATCCCGCTGCACAAGCGGGACAAGGACGGCGTGATCATCACCGGCTTCGACTACCCGTCGTGCGAAGCCATGGGCCTGATCAAGATGGACTTCCTGGGTCTGCGGAACCTGGGCATCATCGACCACTGCATCAAGATCGTCAAAGCCAACCGGGGCGTCGACGTCGACATCGAGAAGATCGCGCTCGACGACCCCACCACCTACCAGCTCCTCTCCCGCGGCGACACCCTGGGCGTGTTCCAGCTCGACGGCGGCCCCATGCGCGCCCTGCTGCGCCTGATGAAGCCCACCGAGTTCGCCGACATCTCCGCGGTGTCCGCGCTCTACCGGCCCGGCCCCATGGGCATGAACTCGCACACCAACTACGCGCTGCGCAAGAACGCCCAGCAGGAGATCATCCCGATCCACCCCGAGCTCGAAGCCCCGCTCAGCGAGGTCCTCGGCCCGACGTACGGCCTGATCGTCTACCAGGAGCAGGTGCAGCGAGCCGCGCAGGTGCTGGCCGGCTACAGCCTCGGACAGGCCGACCTGCTCCGCCGCGCGATGGGCAAGAAGAAGAAGGAGGTCCTGGAGAAGGAGTTCATCCCCTTCCAGGCCGGCTGCCGCGAACGCGGCTACTCCGACGAGGCCATCCAGGCGGTCTGGGACGTCCTGGTCCCGTTCGCCGGCTACGCCTTCAACAAATCGCACTCCGCCGCCTACGGCCTGGTGTCGTACCAGACCGCCTACCTCAAGGCGAACTACCCCGCCGAGTACATGGCCGCCCTGCTCACCTCGGTGGCGGACGACAAGGACAAGATGGCGGTGTACCTCGCCGAGTGCCGCCAGATGGGGATCAAGATCCTCTCCCCCGACGTCAACGAGTCGGTGGTCGACTTCACCGCCGTCGGCAGCGACGTCCGCTTCGGCCTGAAGGCGGTGCGCAACGTCGGCGTGCCCGTCATCGAGTCGCTGGTGAAGACCCGCGACGAGAAGGGCAAGTACACCTCGTTCCCGGACTTCCTGGACAAGGTCGAGCTGGTGGTGTGCAACAAGCGCACCGTCGACTCGCTCGTCAAGGCCGGCGCGTTCGACTCCCTCGGCCACACCCGCCTCTCGCTCAGCACCGTCCACGAAACCGCCATCGACGCCGTCACCGGCCTCAAGAAGCAGCAGGCGATCGGCCAGGACGACCTCTTCGGCGCCCTGGAGTCCGACGCCGGATCCCCGGCGATCGGCCTGGACTTCCAGCTCACCGACCGCGAGTGGCCGCGCAAGCAACTGCTCAGCCTGGAACGGGAGATGCTCGGCCTGTACGTCTCCAGCCACCCGCTGGACGGTGCCGAGCACATCCTCTCCCGCAACCGCGACACCTCGATCGCCGAGCTCATGGGCTCCGGCCGCACCGAGGGCGAGGTCCGGCTCGCCGGGCTGATCACCGCGGTCGACCGCCGGATCAACAAGGCGGGCAACGCCTGGGCGATCATCACCCTCGCCGACCGCGACGGCTCGGTCGAGGTGCTGTTCTTCCCCGCCACCTACAACCTGATGGCCGACCAGATGGTCGAGGACAACGTCATCTCGGCCAGGGGGCGGCTCAACGAGCGCGACGGCAGCCTGAGCATCTTCGGCCAGGAGATCACCACCCTCGACGTGTCCTCCGCCGAGCTCGGCACCAAGCCGCCCGTCCAGATCAGCATCCCGATCGGGAAGATCACCCCCGACGTGGTGTCCGACCTCAAGCTCGCCCTCCAGGACCACCCGGGGGACGTGCCGGTCCGGCTGCTCACCACGGGCTGGGACCGGAGCATCCTGTACGAGCTGGGCTTCCTGGTGAACCCGGAGAACGGCCTCGCCTCGGACATCAAGACCCTGTTCGGCACCCAGGCCTGGCAGGGCACGGTCTGA
- a CDS encoding SdrD B-like domain-containing protein: MRIPHRTGRIVSSLALLAGTLLGGGLLATPAQAAISFTKSVDKATASPGENVTFTLRYTCSVTECTNGEIIDTLPANMEFVGWTPDPSTVDEAGSTVPAQGAMGGTMDIKLKSLSPGTTATITVVMKYPNFSTPDGTASTNAATMTADGETSQTATADTKAAVQPQYTVTKGVQTSSSDGRTVTFQFSTCATDLVPNVDLTTSRLLDTLPPGAVVDTGRSPGWSPVAPGPNTWGYDIGEFVSGNGRGGCRLPGVLVVNFPESDFPNGTSATNTTDLLGSPLGEPERQLDDDAATTGTFQPPATGVVVTASKVWQSTVASGDINSFSLSATNTAGPATSLTMTDPGAGTTEGLYNWIFPQSIQLEAWNPTSIGLTLDYRLDGDPTWLTFTPGSPFNGSAPRRVTFAEGAGDPASDTLGIPVGRWLDGLRFTWNGPIPTGWSPGNSVQLVTQVSAVGHDGRPAPTPLTNCLDTSATDGTASAGANACASTTVTQGTNLGAAKTTVAGSLTSPGGKVTFQVTPYNRSAHPLDRPLVLFDVLPAGLVYVEGSARPDPNYPDAKAPESITVSPGPNGSQVIRMQWPAGAPDMMYLHDGLAYRMLFDAMVAGSVRGGTLNNEVYVTVDQPTQPVTCMSSGFDSGVPDVLDLNSNGNTTEILCRASSGVEVQVPSVLRSFKEVKGDLDSDYVSLGSTTPGGGMSYRMTVRNDSPDPVTEFIAYDKLPAPGDNYVLTQDAPRGSTWTPSLSEAITSSDPTVVIEYTTNPNPCVESVLVDRAGCDAAAVWTTAFPGPGTATWFRIHRAGTLASGASFTLTWPMVAPVDAPDDEYAWNSFAYTATDSSGRQLLPAEPAKVGVAIKRTTPSNNALGDLVWQDLDHSGIQKPGDPGIPGVTVKLLDGNGQPVRDKDGRPVTTVTDADGRYLFDNLPDGTYQVQFDLATLPAGATVTTRGQGGDPAKDSDADPATGTTQTVTLSGGQRNLDLDMGVVLQTSSPSPSPSPSPSPSPSPSPSPSPSPSPSPSPSPSPSPSPSPSPSPSPSPSPSPTGSPSPSPSPTSSPSPTLTPTPTPTPSPTPTPTPTRTPTHSHSHTHSHSHSATATGTASVPPSHTKHPGPPSGSPSLPGTGGQPGPLLTLLGGIAVLGGLVLCLVAYRRPGRHS, from the coding sequence ATGCGCATTCCACATCGAACCGGGCGAATCGTTTCGTCGCTCGCCCTCCTCGCAGGTACCCTGCTGGGCGGCGGCCTGCTGGCCACACCGGCGCAGGCCGCGATCTCCTTCACCAAGAGTGTCGACAAGGCGACCGCCTCCCCCGGGGAGAACGTCACCTTCACCCTCCGGTACACCTGCTCGGTGACCGAGTGCACCAACGGGGAGATCATCGACACCCTGCCGGCGAACATGGAGTTCGTCGGCTGGACGCCCGACCCGTCCACGGTCGACGAGGCCGGTTCGACCGTGCCCGCCCAGGGGGCGATGGGCGGCACGATGGACATCAAGCTGAAGAGCCTCAGCCCGGGGACGACGGCCACCATCACGGTGGTGATGAAGTACCCCAACTTCTCCACCCCCGACGGGACCGCCTCGACCAACGCGGCCACCATGACGGCCGACGGGGAGACCTCCCAGACGGCGACCGCCGACACCAAGGCCGCGGTGCAGCCGCAGTACACCGTCACCAAGGGCGTCCAGACCTCCAGCAGTGACGGGCGGACGGTCACCTTCCAGTTCAGCACCTGCGCCACCGACCTGGTCCCCAACGTCGACCTCACCACCAGCCGGCTGCTCGACACCCTGCCGCCCGGCGCCGTGGTCGACACCGGCCGCTCACCCGGCTGGTCCCCGGTCGCCCCCGGCCCCAACACCTGGGGCTACGACATCGGCGAGTTCGTCTCCGGCAACGGCCGGGGCGGCTGCCGCCTCCCGGGCGTCCTGGTGGTCAACTTCCCGGAGAGCGACTTCCCCAACGGCACCAGCGCCACCAACACCACCGACCTGCTCGGCTCCCCGCTCGGCGAGCCCGAGCGGCAGCTGGACGACGACGCCGCCACCACCGGCACGTTCCAGCCGCCGGCCACCGGCGTCGTGGTCACCGCGAGCAAGGTGTGGCAGTCGACCGTCGCCTCCGGGGACATCAACTCCTTCAGCCTCTCGGCGACCAACACCGCCGGTCCGGCCACCAGCCTGACCATGACCGACCCCGGCGCGGGCACCACCGAGGGCCTCTACAACTGGATCTTCCCGCAGTCGATCCAGCTGGAGGCGTGGAACCCGACCAGCATCGGCCTCACCCTCGACTACCGGCTCGACGGTGACCCGACCTGGCTGACGTTCACCCCCGGCAGCCCGTTCAACGGGTCCGCCCCGCGGCGGGTCACATTCGCCGAGGGTGCGGGCGACCCCGCCTCCGACACCCTGGGCATCCCCGTCGGCCGCTGGCTCGACGGCCTCCGGTTCACCTGGAACGGCCCGATCCCCACCGGCTGGAGCCCCGGGAACTCCGTCCAGCTGGTGACCCAGGTCTCGGCCGTCGGCCACGACGGGCGCCCCGCACCGACCCCGCTGACCAACTGCCTGGACACCAGCGCCACCGACGGCACCGCCAGCGCCGGCGCGAACGCCTGCGCCTCCACCACCGTCACCCAGGGCACCAACCTGGGCGCCGCCAAGACCACCGTCGCCGGCTCGCTCACCTCCCCCGGCGGCAAGGTCACCTTCCAGGTCACCCCGTACAACCGCAGCGCCCACCCGCTGGACCGCCCGCTGGTCCTGTTCGACGTGCTGCCCGCCGGCCTGGTCTACGTCGAGGGCTCGGCCCGGCCCGACCCGAACTACCCGGACGCCAAGGCACCGGAGTCGATCACCGTCAGCCCCGGCCCGAACGGCAGCCAGGTCATCCGGATGCAGTGGCCGGCCGGCGCGCCGGACATGATGTACCTGCACGACGGCCTGGCCTACCGGATGCTCTTCGACGCCATGGTGGCCGGCAGCGTACGGGGCGGCACCCTGAACAACGAGGTCTACGTCACCGTCGACCAGCCCACCCAGCCGGTCACCTGCATGAGCAGCGGCTTCGACAGCGGCGTGCCGGACGTGCTCGACCTGAACTCCAACGGCAACACCACCGAGATCCTCTGCCGCGCCAGCTCGGGCGTCGAGGTGCAGGTGCCGTCGGTGCTGCGCTCCTTCAAGGAGGTCAAGGGCGACCTCGACTCCGACTACGTCAGCCTGGGCTCCACCACCCCCGGCGGCGGCATGTCGTACCGGATGACGGTGCGCAACGACTCGCCGGACCCGGTCACCGAGTTCATCGCCTACGACAAGCTGCCCGCCCCGGGCGACAACTACGTGCTGACCCAGGACGCGCCGCGCGGCAGCACCTGGACGCCCTCGCTGAGCGAGGCGATCACCAGCAGCGACCCGACCGTGGTGATCGAGTACACCACCAACCCCAACCCGTGCGTGGAGAGCGTCCTGGTCGACCGGGCCGGCTGCGACGCCGCCGCCGTGTGGACCACCGCCTTCCCCGGCCCGGGAACGGCGACCTGGTTCAGGATCCACCGCGCGGGCACCCTCGCCTCGGGCGCGTCCTTCACCCTCACCTGGCCGATGGTCGCCCCGGTGGACGCTCCCGACGACGAGTACGCCTGGAACAGCTTCGCCTACACGGCCACCGACTCCAGCGGCCGGCAGCTGCTGCCCGCCGAACCCGCCAAGGTCGGCGTGGCGATCAAGCGGACCACCCCGTCGAACAACGCCCTCGGCGACCTCGTCTGGCAGGACCTCGACCACTCCGGCATCCAGAAGCCCGGCGACCCCGGCATCCCCGGCGTGACGGTGAAGCTGCTGGACGGCAACGGCCAGCCGGTCCGGGACAAGGACGGCCGGCCGGTCACCACCGTGACCGACGCCGACGGCCGCTACCTGTTCGACAACCTTCCCGACGGCACCTACCAGGTCCAGTTCGACCTGGCGACCCTCCCCGCGGGTGCCACCGTCACCACGCGCGGCCAAGGCGGTGACCCGGCCAAGGACTCCGACGCGGACCCCGCCACCGGCACCACCCAGACCGTGACGCTCTCCGGCGGCCAGCGGAACCTCGACCTGGACATGGGCGTGGTGCTGCAGACCTCCAGCCCGTCGCCCTCGCCGAGCCCGTCACCGTCGCCCTCGCCGTCGCCCAGCCCGTCCCCGTCGCCGTCTCCGTCCCCCTCGCCGAGCCCGTCGCCGTCGCCCTCGCCGTCGCCGAGCCCGTCACCCTCGCCCAGCCCGTCCCCGTCCCCGTCCCCGACCGGCTCCCCCAGTCCCTCGCCGAGCCCGACGTCGAGCCCGAGCCCGACGCTCACCCCGACCCCGACCCCGACCCCGAGCCCGACCCCGACCCCGACCCCGACCCGCACTCCGACCCACTCGCACTCGCACACCCACTCGCACTCGCACAGCGCGACCGCCACCGGGACGGCGAGCGTCCCGCCGAGCCACACCAAGCACCCGGGCCCCCCGTCGGGCAGCCCGTCGCTGCCGGGCACCGGCGGCCAGCCCGGACCGCTGCTGACCCTCCTCGGCGGCATCGCCGTCCTCGGTGGCCTGGTGCTCTGCCTGGTGGCCTACCGTCGACCCGGGAGGCACAGCTGA
- a CDS encoding TetR/AcrR family transcriptional regulator — protein MAEGLPPITAEKIVAAALELTRAHGLDNWSIRQLSGALDVWPGVIYHHIGDRDAVVAEVTDAVVAAMPVPDRDLPWRQWFTELLVDGRAVMRQHPGVARRMCLVGPTVPAALPAIDTGVHILERAGFGADAAPVYRYLFDSAFLLVASEDDRAATPAARYDPHDVLAAYEDSTDHPGLASAARYARYTRERAAGGRTAEDAAAAFHAFTVARALDGAEALLPR, from the coding sequence ATGGCCGAAGGCCTCCCGCCCATCACCGCGGAGAAGATCGTGGCCGCCGCCCTGGAGCTGACCAGGGCGCATGGGCTGGACAACTGGTCGATCCGGCAGCTGTCGGGGGCCCTCGACGTGTGGCCGGGCGTGATCTACCACCACATCGGCGACCGCGACGCCGTGGTCGCCGAGGTCACCGACGCCGTCGTCGCCGCCATGCCCGTCCCGGACCGGGACCTCCCCTGGCGGCAGTGGTTCACCGAGCTCCTGGTCGACGGGCGGGCGGTGATGCGGCAGCACCCGGGCGTCGCCCGCCGGATGTGCCTCGTCGGCCCGACCGTCCCCGCCGCCCTGCCCGCCATCGACACCGGGGTGCACATCCTGGAGCGCGCCGGATTCGGCGCGGACGCCGCCCCGGTCTACCGCTACCTGTTCGACAGCGCCTTCCTGCTGGTCGCGTCCGAGGACGACCGCGCCGCGACCCCGGCCGCCCGGTACGACCCGCACGACGTCCTCGCGGCGTACGAGGACTCCACGGACCACCCCGGCCTGGCCTCCGCGGCCCGGTACGCCCGGTACACCCGGGAGCGCGCCGCCGGCGGGCGGACCGCCGAGGACGCCGCCGCCGCGTTCCACGCCTTCACGGTCGCCCGCGCCCTCGACGGCGCCGAGGCCCTCCTCCCCCGCTGA
- a CDS encoding anthranilate synthase family protein, which translates to MTRTAQRLLRLITGSAPPPFALVHRPGTTGPGILDVLTGTVSHPARIADLPVPVPDTDAPGRHHVLALLPRLPQGEGPAPGGPARPGGLTGPGGLTALTVTEQALAPVAEVLGLLPGTPVALTEPDAGPVGAPGVPGVPGVPGTGRPFAATVADWSPTAALALFRRLLGRHPGSYWTFVVHTGDHAFIGASPRRHVALDRGTVVLNPVGGTHRYPSDGPAPEGLLAFLADPEEAAGLYRAVDEGLGTAGRLCEDGGRITGPRLRSTHRLAHTEYLVEGRTTRDVREILHETLPAPTAPDDGAALDDGTSPAAGAAPDGHPGVIALIGRDGRGRQALDSAVLDGTADIDAAGRLRFHPAPARVHGSDPAATAGAATRTTAETAGLLRALAADAPVPGERAPEPPDLGSHPAVRRALAGRNEPLAAFWQSAPGERARPVPALEGRRILVLDSGDALTAPDRTLLTALGATVEVRRLDEPHTTGPNGTGPCLTGPHLAGPYLAGQYPAGPDPFGVDAYGLDGYDLVVTGPGPGDPRRSTGPGIARLRTATARLLSNGTPFLAVGLGHQVLCTLLGLAVVRRPVPQRGVQRVVDLFGRSEPVGFHSAFVARCGSEDFPSLWRPGSVRVSRDPADDEVHALRGPDFASVQFHPASVLTRNGPAVLGGLLADLLAEPAERAERAEPAGTA; encoded by the coding sequence ATGACCAGGACCGCCCAGCGCCTGCTCCGCCTCATCACCGGCTCCGCGCCGCCGCCGTTCGCCCTGGTGCACCGCCCCGGGACCACCGGTCCCGGCATCCTCGACGTCCTCACCGGCACGGTGAGCCACCCGGCCCGGATCGCCGACCTGCCCGTACCGGTGCCGGACACCGACGCCCCCGGCCGCCACCACGTCCTCGCCCTCCTCCCCCGCCTGCCACAGGGCGAAGGCCCCGCGCCGGGGGGACCGGCCAGGCCGGGTGGACTGACCGGGCCGGGTGGACTGACCGCGCTCACCGTCACCGAGCAGGCGCTGGCCCCGGTCGCGGAGGTGCTCGGACTGCTGCCCGGCACACCGGTCGCCCTCACCGAACCGGACGCCGGCCCCGTCGGCGCTCCCGGCGTGCCCGGCGTGCCCGGCGTGCCCGGCACCGGGCGCCCCTTCGCGGCCACCGTCGCCGACTGGTCGCCGACCGCCGCGCTCGCCCTCTTCCGGCGACTGCTGGGACGACACCCGGGCTCGTACTGGACGTTCGTCGTGCACACCGGTGACCACGCCTTCATCGGAGCCTCGCCCCGTCGCCACGTCGCCCTCGACCGCGGCACCGTCGTACTGAACCCGGTCGGCGGCACCCACCGGTACCCGTCCGACGGGCCCGCCCCCGAGGGGCTCCTGGCCTTCCTGGCCGACCCCGAGGAGGCCGCCGGGCTCTACCGGGCGGTCGACGAAGGACTCGGAACGGCGGGTCGGCTCTGCGAGGACGGCGGCCGGATCACCGGTCCCCGCCTGCGGAGCACGCACCGGCTCGCCCACACCGAGTACCTGGTCGAGGGCCGGACCACCCGCGACGTCCGGGAGATCCTCCACGAGACGCTCCCCGCGCCGACCGCCCCCGACGACGGAGCAGCGCTCGACGACGGAACCTCCCCCGCCGCCGGGGCCGCCCCGGACGGCCACCCCGGCGTGATCGCGCTGATCGGCAGGGACGGCCGCGGCCGCCAGGCCCTGGACTCCGCCGTGCTCGACGGGACCGCCGACATCGACGCGGCCGGCCGTCTGCGGTTCCACCCCGCTCCGGCCCGGGTGCACGGGTCGGACCCGGCGGCGACGGCCGGAGCGGCAACCAGGACGACGGCCGAGACCGCCGGCCTGCTCCGGGCCCTGGCAGCCGACGCCCCCGTGCCCGGGGAGCGCGCACCGGAACCGCCCGACCTCGGCTCGCACCCCGCCGTCCGCCGGGCCCTCGCCGGCCGCAACGAGCCGCTCGCCGCCTTCTGGCAGTCGGCGCCGGGCGAGCGCGCACGACCGGTGCCCGCGCTCGAAGGTCGCCGGATCCTCGTCCTGGACTCCGGGGACGCGCTGACCGCCCCGGACCGGACCCTGCTCACCGCCCTCGGCGCCACCGTCGAGGTCCGCCGGCTCGACGAACCGCACACCACCGGCCCGAACGGCACCGGCCCGTGCCTCACGGGCCCCCACCTCGCCGGCCCCTACCTCGCAGGCCAGTACCCCGCCGGCCCGGACCCGTTCGGCGTCGACGCCTACGGCCTGGACGGGTACGACCTGGTGGTCACCGGTCCCGGCCCCGGCGACCCCCGGCGGAGCACCGGCCCCGGGATCGCCCGGCTCCGGACCGCCACCGCGCGGCTGCTCTCGAACGGCACCCCGTTCCTCGCGGTCGGCCTCGGCCACCAGGTGCTCTGCACCCTGCTCGGCCTGGCCGTCGTCCGCAGACCCGTCCCGCAGCGGGGCGTCCAGCGGGTCGTGGACCTGTTCGGGCGGTCCGAGCCGGTCGGCTTCCACTCGGCCTTCGTCGCCCGCTGCGGCTCCGAGGACTTCCCCTCCCTCTGGCGGCCCGGCAGCGTCCGGGTCTCCCGCGACCCCGCCGACGACGAGGTCCACGCCCTGCGCGGGCCGGACTTCGCCTCCGTGCAGTTCCATCCGGCGTCCGTCCTCACCCGCAACGGCCCCGCGGTCCTCGGCGGCCTGCTCGCCGATCTGCTGGCGGAACCGGCCGAACGGGCCGAACGGGCCGAACCGGCCGGAACCGCCTGA
- the cobF gene encoding precorrin-6A synthase (deacetylating), which yields MQHIFVIGIGAGDPDHLTLQAAKALARTDVFFILDKNEERQDMIRLRRQILGEHGRPGHRVVEVSDAERDRTTPAYAAAVEDWRSRRADLVERLVAEHLGPEETGAFLVWGDPSLYDSVIAVIDEVLARGGAAFGYEVIPGISSVSALAARHRTTLTRVGRPVQITTGRRLAEGFPEGVDDVVVMLDGRAAFTAVDPEGLEVFYGAYLGTPDEILAAGPLAETAPRIRELREEARVRKGWIMDTYLLRRTEG from the coding sequence ATGCAGCACATCTTCGTCATCGGCATCGGCGCGGGCGACCCCGACCACCTGACCCTGCAGGCGGCCAAGGCCCTCGCCCGCACCGACGTCTTCTTCATCCTCGACAAGAACGAGGAACGCCAGGACATGATCCGGCTGCGCCGGCAGATCCTGGGCGAGCACGGCCGGCCCGGCCACCGCGTGGTGGAGGTGTCGGACGCGGAGCGGGACCGCACCACCCCGGCGTACGCGGCGGCCGTGGAGGACTGGCGCAGCCGCCGGGCCGACCTGGTCGAGCGGCTGGTCGCCGAGCACCTCGGCCCGGAGGAGACCGGCGCGTTCCTGGTCTGGGGCGACCCGAGCCTCTACGACAGCGTCATCGCCGTGATCGACGAGGTGCTGGCGCGCGGGGGTGCGGCGTTCGGGTACGAGGTGATCCCGGGGATCAGCAGCGTCTCGGCGCTCGCCGCGCGGCACCGCACCACGCTGACCCGGGTCGGCCGTCCGGTGCAGATCACCACGGGCCGGCGCCTCGCCGAGGGATTCCCCGAGGGCGTGGACGACGTGGTGGTGATGCTCGACGGGCGGGCCGCCTTCACCGCGGTCGACCCGGAGGGGCTGGAGGTCTTCTACGGCGCCTACCTCGGCACGCCCGACGAGATCCTCGCCGCCGGTCCGCTCGCGGAGACCGCCCCGCGGATCCGGGAGCTGCGCGAGGAGGCCCGCGTGCGCAAGGGCTGGATCATGGACACCTACCTGCTCCGCCGCACGGAGGGCTGA